From the unidentified bacterial endosymbiont genome, one window contains:
- the yodD gene encoding YodD family peroxide/acid resistance protein encodes MKTEKEYSDTIKRDVEVDVDALLAAINEISESEVRRTDKDSECVMVNGRDYHTYRELAEAFELDIHDFSVSEANR; translated from the coding sequence ATGAAGACCGAAAAAGAGTATAGCGACACGATTAAGCGCGATGTTGAGGTGGATGTCGATGCCCTGCTTGCCGCCATTAACGAGATCAGCGAATCCGAAGTGCGCCGTACGGATAAAGATTCCGAATGCGTGATGGTGAACGGGCGGGATTACCACACCTACCGCGAACTGGCAGAAGCCTTCGAGCTGGATATCCACGACTTTAGCGTTTCTGAAGCCAATCGCTAG
- a CDS encoding mannosyl-3-phosphoglycerate phosphatase-related protein has translation MPIAQDSLLIFSDLDGSLLDIHTYEWQPAKPWLDKLRELQVPVILASSKTAGEIADIQQELGLEGLPFIAENGAVIQPDVRWELTQRLFRGMLHKDLLPIIEDIRLQGGYKFTTFDDVDEQVISEWTGLNRNRASLARRQEASVTLIWRDSDEKMAHFEEALALRGLKCLQGARFWHILDRACAKDLAVNWLVGQYREREARLPTTLGLGDGPNDAPLLDSVDFAVVIMGLNRQGIQLRDDNPNRVYHTRLPGPAGWHEGLDHFLS, from the coding sequence ATGCCTATTGCACAGGACTCACTGCTGATTTTTAGCGACCTCGACGGGTCGCTGCTGGATATTCATACTTATGAATGGCAGCCAGCCAAACCCTGGCTGGACAAACTTCGGGAGTTACAGGTTCCAGTAATACTCGCCAGCAGTAAGACGGCCGGGGAAATAGCAGACATTCAGCAGGAACTGGGGCTGGAGGGGCTACCCTTTATCGCTGAGAACGGCGCGGTGATACAGCCTGATGTCCGCTGGGAACTGACTCAGCGCCTGTTCAGGGGGATGCTCCACAAGGATCTCCTGCCCATTATCGAGGACATTCGCCTGCAGGGCGGCTATAAATTCACCACTTTTGATGATGTTGATGAACAGGTTATCAGCGAGTGGACGGGGCTTAATCGCAATCGCGCATCGCTCGCGCGCAGGCAGGAAGCGTCCGTAACGCTCATCTGGCGCGACAGTGACGAAAAAATGGCGCACTTTGAAGAGGCACTGGCGCTTCGCGGCCTCAAGTGCCTGCAGGGCGCTCGCTTCTGGCACATCCTGGATCGGGCCTGTGCAAAGGACCTGGCCGTCAACTGGCTGGTCGGGCAGTACCGTGAGCGAGAGGCTCGCCTGCCGACCACGCTGGGTCTGGGAGACGGGCCGAACGATGCTCCGCTTCTGGACAGCGTTGATTTCGCCGTGGTCATAATGGGCCTCAACCGCCAGGGCATACAGCTTCGTGATGATAACCCTAATCGGGTCTACCACACCCGGCTGCCGGGTCCGGCGGGCTGGCATGAGGGGCTGGATCACTTTTTGTCGTGA
- the dgcQ gene encoding cellulose biosynthesis regulator diguanylate cyclase DgcQ — MQRDTYVVRRPFLHWLHQRSNPGLIVNFCFIVVLFFSTLLTWREVIVLEDAYISSQRNHLETVANALDRQLQFSVNKLLFFRHGMSEAIQTPLASGPLHHAVTHFDTLRKTSNWQIALDKNRTLPINGVSDAFVEKTTLLNRDEERLQNELSAALEVGYLLRLALSNRRTEERIVYVSRAGFFLATDTPENPHDISPRYYQLVTQPWFIQQSERKNRARAVRWFIYPGSQFAGNQTLITASVPIYYDHFWYGVLAMDFNVETMKRLLGEATDGYPEGEYQLYDTRLTRIASSQSPNGEASPFNASDMAQIAQAIETDTQGGIRLDSRFISWSRLDHFDGVILRIHTLQEGVRDDFGSISVVLALLWALFSAMLLISWWVIRRMVSNMYSLQHSLQWQAWHDPLTRLLNRGGLFERATKLAEHCQRRSLPFSVIQIDLDRFKSINDRFGHQAGDKVLSHAAGLIASALRTNDVAGRVGGEEFCIVLPGLNLEEARRVAERIRSRIDSKEILVQKSTTLRISASFGVSCAQEKDNYDFEQLQSIADARLYQAKQSGRNRVVWRHHDKK; from the coding sequence GTGCAGCGAGATACGTATGTTGTAAGACGCCCTTTTCTGCACTGGCTGCATCAGCGTAGCAATCCGGGCTTAATTGTTAACTTCTGTTTCATTGTGGTGCTGTTCTTTTCTACTCTTCTCACCTGGCGCGAAGTCATCGTTCTGGAAGATGCGTATATCTCCAGTCAGCGAAACCACCTGGAAACCGTGGCGAATGCGCTCGACAGGCAGCTACAGTTCAGCGTCAACAAACTGCTTTTTTTCCGTCACGGTATGAGCGAAGCGATTCAAACACCGCTTGCATCCGGGCCGCTCCATCACGCGGTGACCCATTTCGACACGCTGCGTAAGACGTCAAACTGGCAAATTGCCCTCGACAAAAACCGCACGTTACCGATAAACGGCGTATCCGATGCCTTTGTTGAAAAGACCACGCTTCTGAACCGTGATGAGGAGCGGCTACAAAACGAACTCTCCGCCGCGCTGGAGGTGGGCTATTTGTTGCGTCTGGCATTATCGAACAGGCGCACCGAGGAGCGGATCGTCTATGTCTCCCGCGCCGGATTTTTTCTCGCCACCGATACGCCTGAAAATCCGCACGATATTTCGCCCCGCTATTACCAACTGGTGACGCAGCCGTGGTTTATTCAACAATCCGAGCGCAAAAACCGGGCCCGCGCCGTGCGCTGGTTTATTTACCCGGGGTCACAATTTGCCGGCAATCAGACGCTCATAACCGCCAGCGTGCCCATCTATTATGACCATTTCTGGTATGGCGTGCTGGCGATGGATTTTAACGTTGAGACCATGAAACGTCTGCTGGGGGAGGCCACGGATGGCTACCCGGAGGGCGAATACCAGCTTTACGATACCCGGCTCACCAGGATTGCCTCTTCGCAATCACCGAACGGGGAGGCGAGCCCGTTTAATGCGAGCGATATGGCGCAGATAGCGCAGGCGATTGAGACCGATACCCAGGGCGGAATACGCCTGGACAGCCGTTTTATCAGTTGGTCACGGCTCGATCATTTCGATGGCGTTATCCTACGCATCCATACCCTGCAGGAGGGCGTTAGAGATGATTTCGGCAGCATCAGCGTGGTGTTGGCGCTTCTATGGGCGTTGTTTAGCGCCATGCTTCTGATCTCCTGGTGGGTTATCCGCAGGATGGTAAGCAACATGTACAGTCTTCAGCATTCGCTGCAGTGGCAGGCCTGGCATGACCCGCTTACCCGGCTTCTCAACCGTGGTGGGCTTTTTGAGCGTGCAACAAAACTGGCGGAACATTGTCAGCGTCGCTCGCTGCCATTTTCGGTGATTCAGATCGATCTCGATCGTTTTAAGAGTATTAACGATCGCTTCGGCCACCAGGCCGGTGATAAGGTGCTTTCTCACGCCGCAGGGCTGATTGCCAGCGCGCTACGGACGAATGACGTTGCCGGACGCGTGGGCGGGGAGGAGTTTTGCATTGTCCTGCCGGGTCTTAACCTGGAAGAGGCGAGGAGAGTAGCGGAACGTATCCGCTCGCGTATCGACAGCAAGGAGATACTGGTGCAAAAGAGCACCACGCTGCGCATTAGCGCCTCCTTTGGCGTAAGCTGCGCGCAGGAAAAAGATAATTATGATTTCGAACAACTGCAGTCGATAGCCGATGCGCGTTTGTATCAGGCAAAACAGAGCGGGCGTAACCGCGTTGTCTGGCGCCATCACGACAAAAAGTGA